A single window of Mangifera indica cultivar Alphonso unplaced genomic scaffold, CATAS_Mindica_2.1 Un_0165, whole genome shotgun sequence DNA harbors:
- the LOC123208228 gene encoding uncharacterized protein LOC123208228, with product MSSSNLTNHTTAPITKSAHTPPNFAATLPPTKPNHAPPTQAATAATSQPNTKPATPPTTHSSQQNFQGTSWADRIRVSGSKSRFNLEQVDCTIEGDVPKLVIDDALIDESATQWTRCLVGFFPGYVMPYQAIKSIAMRAWKSYGLEHVMSSEGFTIFRFNEEEGVHRVLEEGPWMFGGKHIVLQQWHAHTSFDMNRISKVPVWVRLHGVPLPLWTQRGLSTVSSVVGRPLSCDKQTYECTRLSYARVCVELDATRAPLQKFEIQCCLSSDPIEVKVEYEWKPKRCAKCGLFGHNCQPKEKETKPKEDAQAASFGPSGSTISEKGKAVAIETRVMDEAKADSQAIARQVQAPEIKATGKNKSSNQGVERRDADVGPLAMVLVTDQTQCTSSDLDTDPDSPIAIEEDQDGLLGIGECVLNRSASLSESPNRFAVLDRSKSLAITSKAVDSSSKAVVPPLVTPRTRARSKRGAGPRARN from the coding sequence TACCCCCCACGAAACCAAACCATGCACCACCCACTCAGGCAGCAACTGCAGCCACTTCTCAGCCCAACACCAAACCTGCCACCCCACCCACCACCCACTCATCACAGCAAAATTTTCAAGGCACTTCTTGGGCTGATCGTATCCGGGTTTCTGGTTCGAAGTCCCGATTTAATTTGGAACAAGTAGATTGTACTATCGAAGGTGATGTACCCAAGCTTGTTATTGATGATGCTCTAATTGATGAGAGTGCTACCCAATGGACACGGTGTCTTGTTGGGTTCTTCCCAGGTTATGTTATGCCATACCAAGCCATCAAATCCATTGCCATGCGAGCATGGAAGTCTTATGGCCTTGAGCACGTCATGTCCTCTGAGGGGTTTACTATTTTCAGATTCAATGAAGAAGAGGGTGTTCATCGAGTGTTGGAAGAAGGCCCTTGGATGTTTGGTGGAAAACATATTGTACTGCAACAATGGCACGCCCACACCTCCTTTGACATGAACAGAATCTCAAAGGTTCCAGTATGGGTTCGGTTGCATGGAGTCCCCCTTCCTCTTTGGACTCAAAGAGGATTGAGCACGGTCTCAAGTGTGGTTGGCCGACCACTCTCATGTGACAAGCAAACATATGAATGCACACGTCTCTCTTATGCTCGTGTGTGTGTAGAACTGGATGCAACGAGGGCACCATTGCAGAAGTTTGAGATACAGTGTTGTTTATCATCAGACCCTATTGAAGTTAAAGTGGAGTATGAGTGGAAACCGAAGAGATGTGCTAAATGTGGTCTATTTGGCCATAATTGTCAACCAAAGGAGAAAGAGACCAAGCCCAAGGAGGATGCACAAGCAGCTTCCTTTGGTCCCTCAGGCTCAACAATAAGTGAAAAAGGGAAAGCTGTGGCAATTGAAACTAGGGTGATGGATGAGGCTAAAGCAGATTCTCAGGCCATTGCAAGACAGGTTCAGGCACCAGAAATAAAGGCAACTGGGAAGAATAAGTCTTCAAATCAAGGTGTAGAGAGGAGAGACGCCGATGTGGGGCCATTAGCTATGGTTTTGGTGACCGACCAAACTCAGTGCACCTCTTCAGATTTAGACACTGATCCTGACAGCCCAATAGCTATAGAAGAGGATCAGGATGGTTTACTAGGCATTGGTGAGTGCGTTTTGAACAGGTCAGCATCTCTGTCAGAGTCACCTAACCGTTTTGCCGTATTGGATAGAAGTAAGAGCTTGGCCATTACTTCAAAAGCAGTAGATAGCAGTTCAAAGGCAGTTGTTCCACCACTTGTTACACCTCGTACAAGGGCAAGGAGCAAGAGGGGAGCCGGGCCTCGTGCTcgaaactaa